The Peromyscus leucopus breed LL Stock chromosome 4, UCI_PerLeu_2.1, whole genome shotgun sequence genome segment CGCGGTGCGCGTGCCGCGTTTACGGGCTCAGATCTaagccggaaaaaaaaaaaaaaattccaaaacaacaacagcaaaatgaacctgcctctgccttgaatTCTTTTGTAGACCCCATCCCTATGGCATTTTATGTTTAATTCACTGAGTCCACCGGGCAATGCGGCTGTTTACCTCTTGCGGCTCTGAGCCCACCACGGCACCGCAAGGGGCGTGCAGCCTGTGCTTAATGCCGCTTGGGTGGACTGTTGCAATTCAAAGGGCATCATCTGCTGTACGGTGCTCACACCAGAAGGGGAGAGACTGGCAGGGGGGCTGACAAGGAGTTGGAGAGGGGCTAGATGAACTGAACACTGAATCGGCAGCAGGTTCCGGCGGCCGGAAGCCGCGAGTCTCGGTGGCTGTTACTGCCGCGGCACGGTTGGCTGGTGGGTCAGTGCGAATCGGATTGTCTAGTCTTTAAGACCACTCTAAATCAGCCATGAACCACATCCCAAATCGCCTTTTACCCTTCCCCAGAAGGCAGAAGTCCGAGGCCTGCTCTAGGTAGGGGGTCTTCCGGTAAGCCCTACACCCCCTCCCCTATCTGCGCGGCCGCTGCAGCGGCATCCACAGTACCGCGTAGGGGTCTTCGCTTGATTTTTTCCGCAGTGCACCGCCGAGACCCTTATTTCTACTGCGTCACCATCCACATAAACAAAACGAGCCTTGACTGCGTCTTATTAAATCACTACTGAGAACCCCCGTCCCGAAGTGTAATGGGGAAGGGGGACGTTGAAGGGATTTACCAGAGCTATCCTccacaaacagcaaacaaaataaataaataaataaataaatgaataaaactgccCCGgagcatttaaaaacattttttttgttcgCATTTGGGAGCCTCTCATCCTTCGCCACCTCGCCGCCCTTCCGGTGGGCTCACGACCACCTGTCGCATTTGTATGCACGCGCCTCTACCCCTTCACATGTATCTTAAAGGCTCCTTTTCCTGACTTGGAACTGAATATGGGTAATTGCCCGAGTCTGGGGTCTTCAAATAAGGAGTTTGCCGCATACTGGGGTAATCTGGGGTGATGGAGCCCTCCTGCAGTCCCTCCTCCCCTCGCGAAGAATCAGATGGGGCGGGAGGGTTTCTGCTCCTGTACTCTGACAGACCAATGCCCACGTCTTACGTCACGTGTCCCAGCAACGCGCACGGGCGCGCGCGCTCGCTCTGGCCAAGAGAAAAGCGAGCAAGAGAGACTCAGAATCAGTccgggagaggagaggaaggaggaaggagctgagcGTCCCTACGAGGCCTGCGCTCATCAGCCCCCTTACCCAAAGTCGGGAATGGCCGGCACGGGGAGCCCGCTCCCGGAGCCGGCTCAGCACTGAGACCGGCGTCCTCTGGCGGCAGAGAAACAGTTTTGCTTACGATTTTCGAGACGAATCGGCACGCTCCTAATTGCCAAGAAGGCGGGGCTAAACTATAAAAAAGTacgaagaagaaagagaaaagttctTCGCGTGACTGGCCGACCACAGCCTGAATGCGTAAGGGTGACTAGGAAGGCTTCAGACTCTTATCAGCAAGAAATGAGTTACTTCAGCCATGGTTTTGCGCTTTAGCCGCTGAGCATTCGTCCTTACAACGGTTGGAAACTGAGGCTGCAGAACTTTCCAGCCTAtacttgcatattttaaaaaaaaattttttttcacccTAGTTTGGCTGGGTGCTCCGTCTTACGGGGCcccaaatttattttgaaaaaccgCCACCGTGTTATGGGCATGCGCAACTGCCTCCACGGCAACAATATGCCAGGACAACCAAATATCCCCGCTGAAGTCGGGGAGCAGCCCGAGCAAGAACCTTTGGAGGCCCCAGGGGCAGCTGCCCCCGGTCCTGGGCCTGGCCCAGCCGAAGAAATGGAGACCGAACCGACTGACAATGAGCCCATCCCCGACGAGACTGCGGTTGAGGTCTGTGGACCCCCTGAAGTCTCCAGATCTGATGTCCAGGGCCTCCGCCAGGCCTTCGAGGAAGTCCGAGTGGGTGGAGACTACAGCCCACCTCCGGAGGAAGCCATGCCATTTGAGACCACACAGCCCGACCTCGGAGGTTTCTGGCCCGTTCTGGAGCAGTCTGGAACATCTGGGACCCAAGCAGGCCTCAAAACCTTCAACCCAGCGCTTTTGGAGCCCGGGACCCCCAGTGGTGCGAACCCAGGCCTGGGAACCTACAGCCCCCCACCAGAAGAATCTATGCCATTTGAGTTCAACGAACCTGCCCAGGAAGTTGGTAGCCAGTCGCCCTTGCAAGTCCCGATCCTTCCTCCAGGAGGTCCGGAAGCAGAGGTCCTCAGAGCGCTTCCCGCGGAGCCCGGGAACTTCAGATTTGCAAATGCTGGCTTCCGAGATGACTACGGCCCTCCACCTGAAGAGTCCGTGCCATTTGGGCTCGATCGAGATGAATTTGGGGGCGATAGCCCACCCCCAGGGCTCCCCCGAGTCATGCGACAAATCGGCATTGGCGGCGAGTTCCCGTCAGTCGCGGTCCCGAGTGCGCTCAGCCTCGCTCCCGGCGAGAACGCGCCTCCCCTCTGGGTCCACAGCGCCATTGACAGACCGTTCAGCGAGGCTATCAGATCTCCTCCCAACTTCGCATGCGACACCCCCCCGATGGAGATCTCCAGACCCCTGCTTGAGATTGGCAGAGCCTCCGCTGGGGTCGACGACGACACCACTGTCAATATGGACGGCCCCCCAATCGCAAGTGATGGCCCGCCCATCGAAGTCTCCGGAGCCCCAGATAAGAGCAAGCGCGCAGAGAGACCCCCAGTTGAGCGAGAAGCAGCCGAGATGGAAGGAAGCCCTACCACCGCAGCTGCGGTGGAAGGAAAAGTCCCTTCTCCGGAGAGAAGAGACGGATCCTTCACCCAGCCAGAAGCCATGGATCCCAGCCCAGTACCTGATGCCCGAGCCGTCGTCACCGAACCTGACGCAGCCACCGGCGGATCTCCTCCGGCCACAGCAACACCCGCGGATCTCCAAGCCGATCCTGAAGAACTCGGAGAAGCCCCTGCAGTCCGCGCAGATCCTGACGGAGGGGCAGCCCCGGTCGCCCCAACCACCCCTGCCGAGTCTGAAGGCGGCGGAGAGCCAGCCGCGGAGCCAGCCGTGGAGCCAGCCGTGGAGCCAGCCGTGGAGCCAGCCGTGGAGCCAGCAGGCGAGCCAGTCTCCGAGGCAGTCCCTGCCGCCAAGGCCGAGTCTGCCTCTGGGGCAGCCCCCGACACCCAGGTGGAGCCCGCGGTCGCGGCAGTCTCTGCCACCTCGGCGGAGCCTGCCGCCCGGGCAGCCCCCGTTACCCCTCCGGAGCCCGCTCCCCGGCCAATCCCCACTGCTAGAGCTCACCCAGCTGCGGGGGCAGTCCCTGGCGCCCCAGCGATGTCAGCCTCCGCTAGGGCAGCTGCCGCTAGGGCAGCCTATGCAGGTCCTCTGGTCTGGGGAGCCAGGTCACTCTCGGCTACTCCCGCGGCCCGGGCATGCCTCCCTGCCCGCGCAGCTGCCGCCGCCCGGGCAGCCTCCGCTGCCCGGGCAGTC includes the following:
- the LOC114682028 gene encoding guanine nucleotide-binding protein G(s) subunit alpha isoforms XLas-like, yielding MGMRNCLHGNNMPGQPNIPAEVGEQPEQEPLEAPGAAAPGPGPGPAEEMETEPTDNEPIPDETAVEVCGPPEVSRSDVQGLRQAFEEVRVGGDYSPPPEEAMPFETTQPDLGGFWPVLEQSGTSGTQAGLKTFNPALLEPGTPSGANPGLGTYSPPPEESMPFEFNEPAQEVGSQSPLQVPILPPGGPEAEVLRALPAEPGNFRFANAGFRDDYGPPPEESVPFGLDRDEFGGDSPPPGLPRVMRQIGIGGEFPSVAVPSALSLAPGENAPPLWVHSAIDRPFSEAIRSPPNFACDTPPMEISRPLLEIGRASAGVDDDTTVNMDGPPIASDGPPIEVSGAPDKSKRAERPPVEREAAEMEGSPTTAAAVEGKVPSPERRDGSFTQPEAMDPSPVPDARAVVTEPDAATGGSPPATATPADLQADPEELGEAPAVRADPDGGAAPVAPTTPAESEGGGEPAAEPAVEPAVEPAVEPAVEPAGEPVSEAVPAAKAESASGAAPDTQVEPAVAAVSATSAEPAARAAPVTPPEPAPRPIPTARAHPAAGAVPGAPAMSASARAAAARAAYAGPLVWGARSLSATPAARACLPARAAAAARAASAARAVAAGHSIAEARAMSIRGFPPAPSRAHLRPPSPEIQVADPPTPRPGPRAAAWPDKYERGRSGFRYEEASSVICEIDSSSDESEEGANGCFQWLLRRNRRPGQLRRHSVGCNPVRNFFIRTFGSCFGLSERSRSLSPGKVKDPFEERRKQMRKEAIEMRERMRADKKRSKAIDKQLEEEKMDYMCTHRLLLLGRKVVPSHTEGRYRPEASASASGRRLDRRGREVSQELLGRALRGSPGSIVRDRGGLGPSGCAPPPRLARLLRLRQLVVSVCWCPFSVSACA